A window from Actimicrobium sp. CCC2.4 encodes these proteins:
- a CDS encoding glycosyltransferase family 2 protein has product MKLSVIVITKNEARNIGACMDSVGFANQWIIVDSGSTDGTVGLARAAGASVIETTDWPGFGPQKNRALAAADGDWILSLDADERITPALRDEILAVIAAPQHDAYALPRLSSFCGQFIRHSGWYPDHVIRLWRRGSGRFSDSLVHERVLVNGGKIGYLHSPIIHYSYRDDSDFLRKVEQYSELGARQAFAAGKRATLRKAFVHALSAFLRSFVFKRGFLDGRAGLIVALCAAETTYHKYFKLMLLTQAEGGSVRDADVYERTQTQQRSSRD; this is encoded by the coding sequence ATGAAACTCTCTGTCATTGTCATCACAAAAAATGAGGCACGAAATATCGGCGCCTGCATGGACAGCGTCGGATTTGCAAACCAGTGGATTATAGTAGATTCAGGTAGCACGGACGGCACTGTCGGACTGGCCCGCGCTGCTGGTGCCAGCGTCATCGAGACGACCGACTGGCCCGGCTTCGGTCCACAAAAAAATCGCGCGCTGGCCGCTGCCGATGGTGACTGGATCTTGTCGCTGGATGCCGACGAGCGTATCACGCCGGCATTGCGTGACGAAATCCTCGCCGTCATCGCCGCTCCGCAACACGATGCGTATGCGCTACCAAGGCTGTCGAGTTTCTGCGGCCAGTTCATCCGTCATTCGGGTTGGTATCCGGATCACGTGATCCGGTTATGGCGACGCGGCAGCGGCCGGTTCTCGGACAGCCTGGTGCACGAACGGGTGCTGGTCAACGGCGGCAAAATCGGCTACCTGCACAGTCCGATCATTCATTACAGTTACCGCGACGACAGCGACTTTCTGCGCAAGGTGGAACAGTATTCGGAGCTGGGCGCCCGCCAGGCCTTTGCGGCCGGCAAACGCGCCACGCTGCGCAAGGCGTTCGTGCACGCCCTGTCGGCCTTCCTGCGTTCGTTCGTGTTCAAGCGCGGTTTTCTGGATGGCCGGGCCGGGCTGATCGTCGCGCTGTGCGCGGCCGAAACCACTTATCACAAGTACTTCAAGCTGATGCTGCTGACCCAGGCAGAGGGCGGATCGGTGCGCGACGCCGACGTGTATGAACGCACGCAGACGCAGCAACGCTCCTCACGGGATTAA
- a CDS encoding type II toxin-antitoxin system CcdA family antitoxin, which produces MSPASPKNVTEPATHITLSLAVVNEASALGMNVSQTCERLLQDAIRVERERRWAVDNADFVQAYNQTFDAEGLPLAQWRAF; this is translated from the coding sequence ATGAGCCCTGCCTCACCAAAAAACGTTACCGAACCAGCCACCCATATCACTCTGTCACTTGCGGTGGTCAACGAAGCCAGTGCGTTGGGAATGAATGTTTCGCAAACCTGCGAACGCTTGCTCCAGGACGCAATCCGTGTCGAGCGCGAACGGCGTTGGGCAGTGGATAACGCTGATTTCGTGCAAGCCTACAACCAGACCTTCGATGCCGAAGGATTGCCACTGGCACAGTGGCGCGCTTTTTAA
- a CDS encoding efflux RND transporter periplasmic adaptor subunit yields MRLTRPDSTLRLSASLLLLAALAACSDNKPPAATKAPPTEVAIVTVTPGSMPVTTELPGRIEASRIAQVRARAAGIVQKRVFREGSEVKAGDVLYRIDPAAFKAAYDSAQAVVAKADANLAQASLKVQRYAPLVKTNAISKQEYDDAVTAKTQAGADLAAGKAARQVASLNLGYATVTAPISGRIGRALVTEGALVGLGEATPLAIVQQVDPVFVNMTQSSIEVLRLQRAMASGQLQSAGKGLAKVTLVTEDGKTYSQSGKLLFSDLSVDESSGAITLRAEFPNPDRLLLPGMYVRANIEQAINEATITVPQQAVQRTGQEATVMLVGAEDKVVVRKIKTSTSQGNKWIVTDGLNAGDKVIVEGFQKIKPGATVKTIQWKDTDTAPAAMTAPAAGAKPAPAAAAAK; encoded by the coding sequence ATGCGCCTGACCCGACCTGATTCCACGTTGCGCTTGAGCGCTTCCCTGTTGCTGCTCGCGGCGCTTGCTGCCTGTAGTGACAATAAGCCTCCGGCTGCCACCAAGGCGCCGCCCACCGAAGTGGCCATCGTCACCGTGACACCGGGCAGCATGCCGGTGACCACTGAACTGCCGGGTCGCATCGAAGCCAGCCGCATCGCCCAGGTGCGTGCCCGTGCTGCCGGTATCGTCCAGAAGCGGGTGTTCCGCGAAGGCAGTGAAGTCAAGGCCGGCGACGTCTTGTACCGGATCGATCCGGCAGCCTTCAAGGCCGCTTATGACAGCGCCCAGGCCGTCGTGGCGAAAGCCGATGCCAACCTCGCACAAGCATCATTAAAAGTGCAGCGCTATGCGCCACTGGTCAAAACCAACGCCATCAGCAAGCAGGAATACGACGATGCGGTCACCGCAAAGACGCAAGCCGGTGCCGACCTCGCCGCCGGTAAAGCCGCACGCCAGGTTGCCAGCCTGAATCTGGGCTACGCCACGGTTACCGCGCCGATCTCCGGTCGCATCGGCCGTGCGCTGGTGACCGAAGGTGCGCTGGTCGGCCTCGGTGAAGCCACCCCGCTGGCCATCGTCCAGCAAGTCGACCCGGTATTCGTCAACATGACACAGTCGAGCATCGAAGTGCTGCGCCTGCAGCGTGCGATGGCCAGCGGCCAGTTACAAAGTGCCGGCAAGGGCTTGGCCAAAGTGACACTGGTGACTGAAGACGGCAAGACGTATTCGCAATCCGGCAAGCTACTGTTTTCCGATCTGAGCGTCGATGAAAGCTCAGGGGCCATCACGCTGCGCGCCGAATTCCCGAATCCGGACCGGCTGCTGCTGCCAGGCATGTATGTCCGCGCCAACATAGAGCAAGCCATTAACGAAGCCACCATCACGGTGCCGCAACAAGCGGTGCAGCGCACTGGTCAGGAAGCGACCGTGATGCTGGTCGGCGCAGAAGACAAAGTCGTGGTGCGCAAGATCAAGACCAGCACGTCGCAAGGCAACAAATGGATCGTCACCGACGGCCTGAATGCCGGTGACAAAGTCATCGTCGAAGGTTTCCAGAAGATCAAACCGGGAGCCACCGTCAAGACAATCCAGTGGAAAGACACTGACACCGCCCCTGCGGCAATGACTGCTCCTGCCGCCGGAGCCAAGCCGGCACCGGCTGCCGCTGCAGCGAAATAA
- a CDS encoding efflux transporter outer membrane subunit, which yields MTRLTLIMLAAGLLSACSMAPLYVQPAAPVAATFAGNADGTVSAADTGWRTFFPDQRLQALITAALIDNRDLRTAALRIEEARALYNVQSADLLPAINGTASGARARVPGSLSMTGQPAIGGTYQVGLGLAAFELDFFGRVRSLNDAALAQFLATTEARLSVQISLVAEVAKAYLSERGFDEQLMLARQTLEGRVQAYQLAQQRYDVGASSELDLRLSETLVQTARVAQLTLQRQRAQAGNALTLLVGRATTDLPAAPLLSDENIITSIAAGLPSDLLMRRPDIRAAEQRLKSANANIGAARAAFFPRISLTAAAGSSSNALSGLFEAGSGSWSFAPQLVLPIFDAGRNRSNLTLAQVRTDLAVVDYEKVIQIAFREVSDALVARGLLEEQVVAQQAVVTAQTVRLTLAQQRFDNGISSALDVVDAQRELFIAKQALVQTRLLRLTNAVDLYRSLGGGLTATAQPG from the coding sequence ATGACCCGGTTGACTTTGATAATGCTTGCCGCCGGTCTGCTGAGTGCCTGCTCGATGGCCCCGCTATACGTGCAACCCGCCGCACCGGTGGCGGCCACGTTTGCCGGTAACGCCGACGGCACCGTCAGCGCCGCCGATACCGGCTGGCGCACGTTTTTTCCGGACCAGCGGCTGCAAGCGCTGATCACCGCCGCACTGATCGATAACCGCGACCTGCGCACCGCCGCGTTGCGCATCGAAGAAGCACGTGCGCTATACAACGTGCAGTCCGCTGACCTGCTGCCCGCGATCAACGGTACGGCCAGCGGTGCCCGCGCCCGCGTTCCCGGTTCGCTGTCGATGACAGGGCAACCGGCCATTGGCGGCACGTATCAGGTCGGTCTTGGCCTGGCCGCGTTCGAGCTGGACTTTTTTGGTCGGGTGCGCAGCCTCAATGACGCGGCGCTGGCGCAATTCCTGGCCACCACCGAGGCGCGGCTGTCGGTGCAGATCAGCCTGGTTGCCGAAGTCGCCAAGGCCTATCTGTCCGAGCGCGGCTTTGACGAACAACTGATGCTGGCACGCCAGACGCTGGAAGGTCGCGTGCAGGCCTACCAACTGGCGCAACAGCGCTATGACGTCGGGGCCTCGTCGGAACTTGACCTGCGCCTGTCCGAAACGCTGGTGCAAACCGCCCGTGTCGCGCAACTGACGCTGCAACGCCAGCGCGCCCAGGCCGGCAATGCGCTGACGCTGCTGGTGGGCCGCGCCACCACCGACCTGCCCGCAGCACCCTTGCTCTCCGATGAAAACATCATCACCAGCATCGCGGCCGGCCTGCCTTCGGACCTGCTGATGCGCCGGCCCGACATCCGTGCCGCCGAACAGCGCCTGAAGTCGGCCAATGCCAATATCGGCGCAGCGCGTGCCGCCTTCTTCCCGCGCATTTCGCTGACCGCCGCGGCCGGCTCAAGCAGCAATGCGCTGTCCGGCCTGTTCGAGGCCGGCTCCGGCAGCTGGTCATTTGCCCCGCAACTGGTGCTGCCGATCTTTGATGCCGGACGCAATCGCAGCAACCTGACGCTGGCGCAGGTCCGTACCGATCTTGCCGTGGTCGACTACGAAAAAGTCATTCAGATCGCCTTCCGTGAAGTATCGGATGCGCTGGTGGCGCGCGGTTTGCTGGAAGAGCAGGTCGTCGCCCAGCAAGCCGTCGTCACGGCGCAGACCGTGCGACTGACACTGGCACAACAGCGCTTTGATAACGGCATTTCCAGTGCGCTCGACGTCGTCGATGCGCAGCGCGAACTGTTCATTGCGAAGCAGGCGCTGGTGCAGACGCGCTTGCTCAGGCTGACCAATGCGGTGGACTTATACCGGTCACTGGGTGGCGGACTGACGGCAACGGCCCAGCCAGGGTAA
- a CDS encoding efflux RND transporter permease subunit, producing MAHFFIDRPVFAWMLALFIVLAGALSITSLPVSQYPSIAPPSVVIAATYPGASAQLLDDSVTSLIEQEMNGAEGLKYMESQSQANGQVRITVSFEPGTDPNLAAVDVQNRLKRVEARLPQVVTQQGVQVTKSRSNILLFTSLSSTDGKLDPIALGDYISRNVLNELKRVPGVGEAQLFGTERAMRIWLDPAKLVGYKLTTADVTSAVRAQNAQVTAGTLGELPSPTTQQYSAPIIVTGQLATPEEFGKVVLRANPDGSTVLLRDVARIDIGGQAYGTSARLNGKPTAAIAVQLSPSGNALGTATAVRAKMEELSKFFPEGVRYDIPYDTSTFVKISIEEVVKTLLEAILLVFLVMYLFLQNFRATLIPTIVVPIALMGTFGVMSLFGFSINVLTMFGMVLAIGILVDDAIVVVENVERIMSEEGLSARDATRKAMGQITGAIIGITLVLIAVFLPMAMFGGAVGAIYRQFSLSMVSSMAFSALLALTLTPALCATILKPVKAGHHTEKKGFFGWFNRGFGRTASGYQSFVGKMLNSTLRYTLVYGGILLVVGFLYTRLPSAFLPTEDQGYIVTNVQLPAGASTGRTLKVLEEVENFYLKQPEVARTVAVAGYSFSGNGQNAGLVFVPLKDWSERNADQSASALAGRAMREFSSIRDAIVFPVTPPPIPELGNGTGFTFRLQDRAGLGHTALVAARNQLLGLAGQSKVLVGVRPEGLDDAPQLQLDIDRDKANALGVAFADINATLSTALGSSYINDFPNQGRQQRVIVQADAPERQQPSDLLKLYVRSSSGAMVPMSSFVTSRWIVGPVQLVRYNGYPAMKISGDAAPGRSSGEALTEMENLMKQLPAGFGFEWTGQSLEEKTSGSQAPALFALSLLIVFMVLAALYESATIPIAVLLVVPLGVLGALLGASFRDLPNDVYFKVGLIATIGLSAKNAILIIEFAKDLQAQGKSVIEATLEAVHLRFRPIIMTSLAFILGVLPLVLASGAGSAGQRAIGTGVMGGMITATVLAVFFVPVFFVIIRTFFKGSERERKLALAAHHETKQGEQE from the coding sequence ATGGCACATTTTTTTATTGACCGACCGGTCTTCGCCTGGATGCTGGCACTGTTCATCGTGCTGGCGGGTGCGCTCTCCATCACGAGCCTGCCTGTCTCGCAATACCCTTCCATCGCTCCGCCTTCCGTGGTCATCGCCGCAACCTATCCGGGCGCGTCTGCCCAGTTGCTCGATGACAGCGTCACCAGCCTGATCGAACAGGAAATGAACGGTGCCGAGGGCTTGAAGTACATGGAATCGCAAAGCCAGGCCAACGGCCAGGTTCGCATTACCGTGTCGTTCGAGCCGGGCACCGATCCCAATCTAGCCGCTGTCGATGTCCAGAACCGCCTGAAACGGGTCGAGGCGCGCTTGCCGCAAGTCGTCACGCAGCAGGGCGTGCAGGTCACCAAATCGCGCAGCAACATTCTGCTGTTTACGTCGCTATCGTCGACCGATGGCAAGCTCGATCCGATCGCACTGGGCGACTACATTTCGCGCAATGTCCTCAATGAACTCAAACGCGTACCGGGGGTCGGCGAAGCCCAGCTGTTCGGTACCGAGCGGGCAATGCGGATCTGGCTCGATCCGGCCAAGCTGGTCGGCTACAAGCTGACCACCGCCGATGTCACCAGCGCCGTGCGTGCACAAAATGCGCAGGTCACGGCCGGTACGCTGGGCGAATTGCCCAGCCCGACTACGCAACAGTATTCGGCACCGATCATCGTCACCGGCCAGCTCGCAACGCCGGAAGAATTCGGCAAAGTGGTCCTGCGTGCCAATCCGGATGGCTCGACGGTGCTGCTGCGCGACGTTGCCCGTATCGATATCGGCGGTCAGGCCTACGGCACCTCGGCACGCCTGAACGGCAAACCGACCGCCGCTATCGCAGTGCAACTGTCCCCGTCCGGCAATGCCCTTGGCACCGCAACGGCCGTGCGCGCCAAAATGGAAGAGCTGTCCAAATTCTTCCCGGAGGGCGTGCGCTACGACATTCCGTATGACACCTCGACCTTCGTCAAGATTTCGATCGAGGAAGTGGTCAAGACGCTGCTCGAAGCCATCTTGCTGGTGTTCCTGGTGATGTATCTGTTCCTGCAAAATTTCCGCGCCACGCTGATCCCGACCATCGTCGTGCCTATCGCCCTGATGGGTACGTTCGGCGTGATGTCACTGTTCGGATTCTCCATCAACGTCCTGACGATGTTCGGCATGGTGCTGGCCATCGGCATTCTGGTCGACGACGCGATCGTGGTGGTTGAAAACGTCGAACGCATCATGAGCGAAGAAGGCTTGTCGGCGCGTGACGCCACCCGCAAGGCAATGGGCCAGATCACCGGCGCGATCATCGGTATCACGCTGGTACTGATTGCGGTATTCCTGCCGATGGCCATGTTTGGTGGTGCAGTCGGCGCCATCTACCGGCAGTTTTCGCTGTCGATGGTGTCCTCGATGGCGTTCTCCGCGCTGCTGGCGCTGACGCTAACGCCGGCACTGTGCGCCACCATCCTGAAACCGGTCAAAGCCGGCCACCACACCGAAAAGAAAGGTTTCTTCGGCTGGTTCAATCGGGGCTTTGGCCGCACTGCCTCGGGCTACCAGAGCTTTGTCGGCAAGATGCTCAACAGCACGCTGCGCTACACACTGGTCTATGGCGGCATCCTGCTGGTTGTCGGCTTCCTATACACCCGTCTGCCATCGGCCTTCCTGCCGACCGAAGATCAGGGCTACATCGTCACCAACGTGCAACTGCCCGCCGGTGCCAGTACCGGACGGACCTTGAAAGTACTCGAGGAAGTCGAGAATTTTTACCTCAAGCAGCCTGAAGTGGCCCGTACCGTCGCCGTCGCCGGATACAGTTTTTCAGGCAATGGCCAGAATGCCGGCCTGGTGTTCGTGCCGCTGAAAGACTGGAGCGAGCGCAATGCCGACCAGTCCGCCAGCGCACTGGCCGGCCGCGCGATGCGCGAGTTCTCGAGCATCCGCGACGCGATCGTTTTCCCGGTCACGCCACCGCCGATTCCCGAACTGGGCAACGGCACCGGCTTCACGTTCCGTCTGCAGGATAGGGCCGGCCTCGGCCATACTGCGCTGGTGGCGGCACGCAACCAGCTGCTCGGACTGGCTGGACAGAGCAAGGTACTCGTCGGCGTGCGTCCGGAAGGACTCGACGATGCACCGCAACTGCAACTTGATATCGACCGCGACAAGGCCAATGCGCTTGGCGTCGCGTTTGCCGACATCAATGCCACGCTGTCGACCGCACTCGGCTCGTCGTACATCAACGACTTCCCGAACCAGGGTCGCCAGCAACGCGTGATCGTGCAAGCCGATGCGCCGGAACGCCAGCAACCGTCAGACCTGCTCAAGCTGTATGTGCGCAGTAGCAGCGGCGCGATGGTGCCGATGTCGTCGTTCGTGACTTCCCGCTGGATCGTTGGTCCGGTACAACTGGTGCGCTACAACGGCTATCCGGCGATGAAGATCTCGGGTGATGCAGCGCCGGGTCGCAGCTCCGGCGAAGCACTGACCGAGATGGAAAACCTGATGAAGCAGCTGCCAGCCGGCTTCGGCTTCGAGTGGACGGGTCAGTCACTGGAAGAAAAAACCTCCGGCTCGCAAGCACCTGCCCTGTTCGCGCTGTCGCTGCTGATCGTTTTCATGGTGCTGGCCGCGCTGTACGAAAGCGCCACCATCCCGATTGCGGTCTTGCTGGTGGTGCCACTCGGCGTACTGGGTGCGCTGCTCGGGGCGAGTTTTCGCGATTTGCCGAACGACGTGTATTTCAAAGTGGGCCTGATTGCCACGATCGGCCTGTCGGCCAAGAACGCGATCCTGATCATCGAGTTCGCCAAGGATCTGCAAGCGCAGGGCAAGAGCGTGATCGAGGCGACGCTGGAAGCGGTCCACCTGCGTTTCCGCCCGATCATCATGACCTCGCTGGCCTTCATCCTCGGGGTGCTGCCGCTGGTGCTGGCATCCGGTGCCGGTTCGGCCGGTCAACGTGCCATCGGTACCGGCGTGATGGGCGGGATGATTACCGCGACAGTGCTGGCGGTGTTCTTCGTGCCCGTGTTCTTCGTGATTATCCGGACCTTCTTCAAGGGCAGCGAACGTGAGCGCAAGCTGGCACTGGCCGCCCACCATGAAACCAAGCAGGGAGAACAAGAATGA
- a CDS encoding AbrB/MazE/SpoVT family DNA-binding domain-containing protein, with the protein MEKVKLSSKGQIVIPKAMRDDLHWPAGTELVIRSTATGLTLTPSTHFPKTIPAEVRGFLAKPGRTLPNDDEIKACIKGRLKANDNASK; encoded by the coding sequence ATGGAAAAAGTCAAACTCTCCAGCAAAGGTCAGATCGTTATTCCGAAAGCCATGCGGGATGACTTGCACTGGCCTGCCGGCACGGAACTTGTTATCAGGTCGACCGCAACCGGACTGACACTGACGCCCTCCACGCACTTCCCGAAAACGATTCCAGCCGAAGTTCGTGGCTTCCTGGCTAAACCGGGAAGAACCTTGCCCAACGATGACGAGATCAAGGCATGCATCAAAGGCCGTCTCAAGGCAAACGACAATGCCAGCAAATAA
- a CDS encoding TetR family transcriptional regulator, translating into MSRSTKEEALETRSRILDAAENVFHAHGVTRTSLADVATAANVTRGAIYWHFKNKGDLFNAMCERAHLPLEAMVLESADHPDREPLDQLRAGILFAINDIVHNPQTRRVFEVIFHKCELVDIDDPIRVRQHEGFNDCMHNIERLLILACAQGQLPATLDTHLATVSLHAMLEGLINNWLFSPQSFDLGRQSGRLLDACFAMLRCAESLRTT; encoded by the coding sequence ATGTCCCGATCGACAAAAGAAGAAGCCCTTGAAACCCGCAGCCGCATCCTCGATGCGGCTGAAAATGTCTTTCACGCTCACGGCGTGACACGCACGTCGCTGGCGGATGTGGCGACAGCCGCGAACGTCACGCGTGGCGCAATTTACTGGCATTTCAAGAACAAGGGGGATTTGTTCAATGCCATGTGTGAGCGAGCGCACTTACCGCTGGAAGCGATGGTGTTAGAGAGCGCCGATCATCCCGACCGCGAACCGCTCGACCAGCTGCGCGCCGGCATCCTGTTTGCGATCAACGACATCGTTCACAACCCGCAGACGCGGCGGGTCTTCGAAGTCATTTTTCACAAATGCGAGCTGGTCGATATCGATGACCCGATCCGTGTCCGTCAGCACGAAGGCTTCAATGACTGCATGCACAATATCGAGCGATTGCTCATTCTGGCGTGCGCGCAGGGCCAGTTGCCGGCGACGCTGGATACGCATCTGGCGACGGTCAGCCTGCATGCGATGCTCGAAGGCCTGATCAATAACTGGCTGTTTTCACCGCAAAGTTTTGATCTTGGCAGGCAGTCCGGACGGCTGCTTGATGCGTGCTTTGCTATGTTGCGCTGTGCGGAGTCGTTGCGAACGACTTAA
- the msbA gene encoding lipid A export permease/ATP-binding protein MsbA, whose product MKLPPHLMRLARMLKPFRGRLGLAFLGMAITASTEPMFPAVMKTLLDNGFVGKSTIPLWTVPVAVIGMFVLRGLSTFLTTYMMTWVSTHLLNILRRQMFSRLLDVPAQFYERTSVGRVINSMMFEVQQIIEMVTKVFTSLIRDSLTVIVLLAFLLWLNWRLTIVALVLLPLMAIVVRMTGKRLRKLTRDFLDVNAELTQVIEETTRAQQVIKIFGGHDYEKSRFEQRAVKLRNYSMRMASTFAATVPITQIMASCAVSVVIVIALLQSGQNQITAGGFVSFITAMLMLLTPLKHLAEVNGPLQRGIAAAEAVFALIDTPPERTNGVALTGRSVGHIEFQNVCFAYPEQTLPALANINLTIHPGETVAFVGISGGGKSTLVNLVPGFHTPQSGQICLDGAPLDSLSLTSLRSQMAMVSQNVVLFDDTVAANIAYGDPEPDRARVEAAASAAHLTEMIAALPKGFDTPIGDNGSRLSGGQRQRMAIARAIYKDAPILILDEATSALDNESERAVQSALVDLMQNRTTLVIAHRLSTIERADRIVVLVSGHIVELGTHAELLARDGVYASLHHLQFEKEAV is encoded by the coding sequence ATGAAATTGCCTCCCCATCTGATGCGCCTGGCGCGCATGCTCAAGCCATTCCGTGGTCGCCTCGGGCTGGCCTTCCTGGGGATGGCGATCACCGCCTCGACCGAACCGATGTTCCCCGCGGTGATGAAAACCCTGCTCGACAATGGCTTCGTCGGCAAATCGACGATCCCGCTGTGGACCGTGCCGGTCGCCGTGATCGGCATGTTCGTGCTGCGCGGGCTCTCGACTTTTCTGACGACCTACATGATGACCTGGGTCTCGACCCATCTGCTCAATATCCTGCGCCGGCAAATGTTCAGTCGCCTGCTGGATGTGCCGGCGCAATTCTACGAGCGCACCTCGGTCGGACGTGTCATCAACTCGATGATGTTCGAGGTCCAGCAAATCATTGAAATGGTCACCAAGGTATTCACCTCGCTGATCCGTGACAGCCTTACTGTCATCGTGTTGCTGGCATTTTTGTTGTGGTTGAACTGGCGTCTGACTATCGTCGCGCTGGTGTTGCTGCCGCTGATGGCGATTGTGGTCCGGATGACCGGCAAGCGGCTGCGCAAGCTCACGCGTGACTTCCTCGATGTCAATGCCGAACTGACGCAGGTCATCGAAGAAACCACCCGCGCCCAGCAGGTCATCAAGATCTTCGGTGGCCATGACTATGAAAAAAGCCGCTTCGAACAGCGTGCGGTCAAGCTGCGCAATTATTCGATGCGCATGGCCAGTACCTTCGCCGCGACCGTCCCGATCACGCAGATCATGGCCTCTTGCGCGGTGTCGGTGGTGATCGTGATTGCGCTGTTGCAGTCCGGCCAGAACCAGATCACCGCCGGCGGTTTCGTCTCGTTCATCACCGCGATGCTGATGCTGCTGACACCGCTCAAGCACCTGGCCGAAGTCAACGGCCCGCTGCAACGCGGCATCGCTGCAGCGGAAGCGGTCTTCGCGCTGATCGATACGCCGCCCGAACGCACCAATGGCGTCGCGCTGACCGGCCGCTCGGTTGGTCACATCGAATTCCAGAACGTCTGCTTTGCCTATCCCGAGCAGACCTTGCCGGCGCTGGCCAATATCAACCTGACCATCCATCCCGGCGAGACGGTCGCCTTCGTGGGGATTTCGGGCGGCGGAAAATCGACGCTGGTCAATCTGGTGCCGGGGTTTCATACGCCGCAATCGGGCCAGATCTGCCTCGACGGCGCGCCACTCGATTCGTTGTCGCTGACCAGCCTGCGCTCGCAGATGGCCATGGTCAGCCAGAACGTCGTCCTGTTCGATGACACCGTCGCTGCCAACATCGCCTATGGCGATCCGGAACCGGATCGCGCACGGGTCGAAGCCGCCGCCAGCGCAGCGCATCTGACCGAAATGATCGCGGCCTTGCCGAAAGGTTTTGACACGCCGATTGGCGATAACGGCAGTCGCTTGTCCGGTGGCCAGCGCCAGCGCATGGCGATTGCCCGCGCGATCTACAAGGACGCACCGATCCTGATTCTCGACGAAGCCACCTCGGCACTCGACAACGAATCCGAGCGCGCGGTCCAGTCCGCGCTGGTCGACCTGATGCAGAACCGCACCACGCTGGTCATTGCCCACCGGCTCTCGACGATTGAGCGGGCCGACCGCATCGTGGTGCTGGTTAGCGGTCATATCGTCGAATTGGGCACCCATGCCGAACTCCTGGCGCGCGATGGCGTCTACGCTAGCCTGCACCATTTGCAGTTTGAAAAGGAAGCCGTCTGA
- the waaF gene encoding lipopolysaccharide heptosyltransferase II: protein MTRTLVISPNWIGDAVMAQPLLKLLKLAHPDRPIDVLAPAWVAPVWYAMAEVDSVIETPFRHGALQLRERWRFARQLRTRDYGAAYVLPNTLKFALIPWLAGIAQRVGYVGESRYGLLNTLHRDDKQLPRPMVAFYAALAQPPAASVPQPAELPRPTLTVEAAQVNAAWQSAKLQVGRPLVVFAPGAEFGSAKRWPITHFAELAGLLQQAIPEVQVVILGSEKDRPVGEAITTIMPFVTNLAGSTALTEAIALIAKADAVVSNDSGLLHIASALNRKIVALYGPTDPAHAPPFADVFRTIYLALECAPCKQRECPLGHHRCMKDIAAGRVMEALREMDGAAVAG from the coding sequence GTGACCCGCACACTGGTTATTTCTCCCAACTGGATCGGTGACGCCGTGATGGCGCAACCGCTGCTCAAGCTGCTCAAACTGGCCCATCCCGACCGGCCGATCGACGTCCTGGCACCGGCCTGGGTGGCACCGGTGTGGTACGCGATGGCCGAAGTCGATAGCGTCATCGAAACACCGTTCCGGCATGGCGCGCTGCAGTTGCGCGAGCGCTGGCGGTTTGCGCGCCAGCTGCGCACGCGTGATTATGGCGCTGCCTACGTGCTGCCCAATACGCTCAAGTTCGCGCTGATCCCATGGCTGGCCGGGATTGCGCAGCGGGTCGGCTATGTCGGCGAATCGCGTTACGGATTGCTCAACACGCTGCACCGCGACGACAAGCAATTGCCGCGGCCGATGGTGGCGTTTTACGCCGCACTGGCGCAGCCGCCGGCGGCCTCGGTGCCACAGCCGGCCGAGTTGCCACGGCCGACACTGACGGTGGAGGCGGCGCAGGTGAACGCGGCCTGGCAGAGCGCAAAACTGCAGGTCGGACGGCCGCTGGTGGTGTTCGCGCCGGGTGCCGAATTCGGTTCCGCCAAGCGCTGGCCGATTACCCATTTTGCCGAGTTGGCCGGGCTGCTGCAGCAGGCGATTCCGGAGGTGCAGGTCGTCATCCTCGGTTCGGAGAAGGATCGCCCGGTCGGCGAGGCGATCACGACCATCATGCCGTTCGTCACCAACCTGGCGGGCAGTACCGCGCTGACAGAGGCGATTGCGCTGATCGCCAAGGCCGATGCGGTAGTCAGCAATGACTCCGGATTGCTGCACATTGCCTCGGCGCTCAACCGCAAGATCGTCGCGTTGTACGGACCGACGGATCCGGCTCATGCGCCACCGTTTGCGGATGTCTTCCGGACGATTTACCTGGCGCTGGAGTGCGCGCCCTGCAAGCAGCGCGAATGTCCGCTGGGGCATCACCGGTGCATGAAGGATATTGCGGCGGGGAGGGTGATGGAGGCGTTGCGGGAGATGGATGGAGCGGCGGTAGCGGGTTAG